From Solibacillus isronensis, the proteins below share one genomic window:
- a CDS encoding VOC family protein has product MSKSFIEQVHYIRIPVKHLELSAHWYRDVLGFQLLNNNQERAILKINEGSFLLILVPTEDETFSHFTIDNKQEFSIGFTSPELFKFYQHLIENKVKVEEIKEDNGHAFFHFYDPNGNKLQVHW; this is encoded by the coding sequence TTGAGTAAATCATTTATTGAACAAGTACACTATATTCGAATTCCTGTAAAACATCTGGAATTATCTGCACATTGGTATAGAGATGTATTAGGATTCCAATTACTAAACAATAATCAGGAAAGAGCAATTTTAAAAATAAATGAAGGATCGTTCTTACTGATTTTAGTTCCTACTGAAGATGAAACATTTTCACATTTTACAATCGATAATAAACAAGAATTCAGTATTGGCTTTACCAGTCCCGAACTATTCAAATTTTATCAACACTTAATTGAAAATAAAGTTAAGGTAGAGGAGATAAAAGAAGATAATGGTCATGCCTTTTTCCATTTTTATGATCCAAATGGTAATAAACTTCAAGTTCACTGGTGA